Proteins co-encoded in one Thermochromatium tepidum ATCC 43061 genomic window:
- the coaD gene encoding pantetheine-phosphate adenylyltransferase, translating to MRTVVYPGTFDPITKGHVDLIHRAARLFDRVVVAVAADTGKTPVFSIEERVELVRGSVMDHPNVEILPFEGLLVNFARALGVSVIIRGLRAVSDFEYEFQLAGMNRHMAPEIETLFLTPSEQYAYISSSLVREIARLKGDVSAFVTPAVQAALHARFG from the coding sequence TTGCGCACCGTGGTCTATCCAGGAACCTTCGATCCCATCACCAAAGGACACGTGGATCTCATCCATCGCGCGGCCCGGCTGTTCGATCGAGTGGTTGTGGCGGTTGCGGCTGACACTGGCAAGACGCCGGTGTTCTCGATCGAGGAGCGCGTAGAGCTGGTGCGTGGCAGTGTCATGGATCATCCCAATGTCGAGATCCTGCCCTTCGAGGGCCTGCTCGTGAACTTCGCGCGTGCCCTCGGGGTTTCGGTCATCATACGCGGGCTGCGGGCCGTCTCGGATTTCGAGTACGAGTTCCAGCTCGCGGGTATGAATCGACACATGGCTCCGGAGATCGAGACGCTCTTTCTTACCCCGTCCGAGCAATATGCCTATATCTCTTCGTCGCTGGTACGCGAGATCGCCCGACTCAAGGGCGATGTCTCGGCCTTCGTCACGCCAGCGGTACAGGCTGCATTGCACGCCCGGTTTGGATAA
- a CDS encoding YfhL family 4Fe-4S dicluster ferredoxin, translating into MALMITDECINCDVCEPECPNGAISQGDETYVIDPNLCTECVGHYETSQCVEVCPVDCIIKDPNHEESEEELLAKYKRLTGEG; encoded by the coding sequence ATGGCCTTGATGATTACCGATGAGTGCATCAATTGCGATGTGTGTGAGCCCGAGTGCCCCAACGGCGCCATCTCGCAGGGTGACGAGACCTATGTGATCGACCCCAATCTCTGCACCGAGTGTGTCGGTCACTACGAGACCTCGCAGTGCGTCGAGGTCTGCCCGGTCGACTGCATCATTAAGGATCCCAACCACGAGGAGAGCGAGGAAGAGCTGCTCGCCAAGTACAAGCGCCTCACTGGCGAAGGCTGA
- the rsmD gene encoding 16S rRNA (guanine(966)-N(2))-methyltransferase RsmD produces the protein MARPRARLANRLRIIGGRHRGRRLSFPDQPGLRPTPDRVRETLFNWVAPLIEGARCLDLFAGSGALGFEALSRGAGEVVMVERAAAVARQLRANAKRLGAANLQVHEADALVWLEQGSEQLFDLVFLDPPFAEGLLAPAITGLDRHGWLAPEARVYLEAQVQSGFPPLPLSWELIRDKTAGQVRYGLIRVSPF, from the coding sequence GTGGCACGCCCTAGGGCGCGTCTTGCCAATCGGCTGCGGATCATCGGTGGCCGCCATCGCGGGCGCCGTCTGAGCTTCCCCGACCAGCCGGGACTGCGTCCGACCCCGGATCGGGTGCGCGAGACGCTGTTCAACTGGGTCGCGCCCCTGATCGAGGGGGCGCGCTGTCTCGACCTGTTCGCCGGCAGCGGGGCGCTCGGCTTCGAGGCCCTCTCGCGCGGCGCCGGCGAGGTGGTGATGGTCGAGCGCGCTGCCGCCGTCGCCCGCCAGCTGCGCGCCAATGCCAAGCGGCTCGGTGCCGCCAATCTCCAGGTCCATGAGGCCGATGCCCTGGTCTGGCTGGAGCAGGGCAGCGAGCAGCTATTCGACCTGGTCTTTCTCGATCCGCCCTTCGCTGAGGGTTTGCTTGCCCCGGCGATCACCGGGCTTGACCGTCATGGCTGGTTGGCGCCTGAGGCCAGGGTCTATCTCGAGGCTCAGGTCCAAAGCGGCTTTCCGCCCTTGCCCCTCTCCTGGGAACTGATCCGCGACAAGACGGCTGGGCAGGTCCGTTACGGCCTGATCAGGGTCAGCCCGTTCTAG
- a CDS encoding glycosyltransferase family 2 protein, with translation MLAAETSVEYYLILGLVILALCSLNLIVLTLVRRFIPDRRLAVAKFADAECPRVLVQLPLFNEGDLIERLLGAVMALDWPRDRLEIQVLDDSLDGSLAISQRAVAALKQQGVHIELLHRVQRTAFKAGALAAGLERSKAPFVAIFDADFVPPPDFLRRTVGALVANPDLAYVQTRWGHLNRDESLLTRVQARLLDSHFGVEQEARWRLGLPLPFNGTCGLWRRAAIDSAGGWDGDTLTEDLDLSLRATLAGWRSGFMGDLVVPGALPTSPRAWRVQQFRWTKGFAQCFIKLIPLVWRSRHLAAWQKLMISFQIGQSLAFVVGVACLIMGLPFMAGAVVGGSGLSLVAFVTSFLGFVAPIAFLAQAGRGEGLHLTFIEILSALVLTSGLLLSNARGGLEALLGHRTEFVRTPKARDRKTGYAPIWRNGALELGAGLALLGFALVEQPVAVLYLAMLIGGLVGIGAMQVIDGLDLARPASLRN, from the coding sequence ATGCTTGCGGCCGAAACCTCGGTCGAGTACTACCTGATACTCGGCCTCGTCATCCTCGCACTCTGTTCGCTCAATCTGATCGTGTTGACCCTGGTGCGCCGCTTTATACCCGATCGGCGGCTCGCTGTGGCCAAGTTCGCCGACGCCGAATGTCCGCGTGTCCTGGTGCAATTACCGCTCTTTAATGAGGGCGATCTGATCGAGCGCCTCCTGGGAGCGGTCATGGCGCTCGACTGGCCGCGCGATCGACTGGAGATCCAGGTGCTCGACGACAGCCTCGACGGTTCGCTCGCCATCAGCCAGCGAGCGGTCGCCGCACTCAAGCAGCAGGGCGTGCACATCGAGCTCCTGCACCGCGTCCAGCGCACGGCCTTTAAGGCCGGGGCGCTCGCCGCTGGACTCGAACGCTCCAAGGCCCCCTTCGTCGCCATCTTCGACGCCGATTTCGTACCACCACCCGACTTTCTGCGCCGGACGGTCGGCGCACTCGTCGCCAATCCCGACCTGGCCTATGTCCAGACCCGCTGGGGCCATCTCAATCGCGATGAGAGTCTGCTCACCCGCGTTCAGGCACGCCTGCTCGACTCGCACTTTGGCGTCGAGCAAGAGGCGCGCTGGCGTCTGGGTCTGCCGCTGCCCTTTAACGGCACCTGCGGGTTGTGGCGCCGCGCGGCCATCGACTCGGCTGGGGGCTGGGACGGCGACACCCTCACCGAGGATCTGGATCTGAGCCTGCGCGCCACGCTCGCCGGCTGGCGTTCGGGCTTCATGGGCGATCTGGTGGTGCCCGGCGCGCTGCCGACCTCGCCGCGTGCCTGGCGTGTGCAGCAGTTTCGCTGGACCAAGGGCTTTGCGCAGTGTTTTATCAAGCTGATTCCGCTGGTCTGGCGGAGTCGGCACTTGGCTGCCTGGCAGAAGCTCATGATCAGCTTCCAGATTGGCCAGTCCTTGGCGTTTGTGGTGGGCGTGGCCTGTCTCATCATGGGACTGCCCTTCATGGCCGGCGCCGTGGTCGGCGGCTCCGGGCTGAGTCTGGTGGCCTTCGTCACCTCGTTTCTGGGCTTCGTGGCCCCCATCGCGTTTCTGGCCCAGGCTGGGCGCGGAGAGGGTCTGCATCTGACCTTCATCGAGATCCTGAGCGCCCTGGTGCTGACAAGTGGTTTGTTGCTGTCGAACGCGCGTGGCGGTCTGGAGGCCCTGCTTGGGCATCGCACCGAGTTCGTGCGCACACCCAAGGCCCGCGATCGCAAGACAGGGTACGCGCCCATCTGGCGCAATGGGGCACTGGAACTCGGTGCGGGTCTAGCCTTGCTCGGATTCGCCCTGGTCGAGCAGCCCGTCGCCGTGCTCTATCTGGCGATGCTGATCGGTGGTCTGGTCGGGATCGGCGCCATGCAGGTGATCGATGGTCTAGACCTGGCGCGACCAGCGAGCCTCCGGAACTGA
- a CDS encoding M16 family metallopeptidase, with the protein MCVERQSDRIERAIRTLSAWLAGTLLFTSPLLTQAMPEIQTWNTENGTRVLFVAAPEIPMVDVHLVFAAGSARDGGRSGLAALTAAMLSEGAGDWGADAIADRLDGVGAVLSTDVDRDMATVALRTLTRQPAFDTAIDTFATLIARPTFAPEALERVRQNRLVALRQEDESPRRVAQKALYRAVFGTHPYAADPSGTPESVADLRREELIAFHARHYVGSNAVLAIVGALDRAGAETLANRLVGGLPRGEPAAPLPEVPPLAEATLTAIDFPSSQTTVLAGQPGMRRGDPDYFALYVGNHILGGSGLISILMDEIREKRGLSYSTYSAFLPLAQPGPFLMSLQTRNDQAEQARSVMIDTLKRFIERGPTEAELMAAKKNITGGFPLKIASNSNIVQYLAVIGFYGLPLDYLERFRERIESVTVEQIRDAFARRLHPERLAIVMVGAPATGALGDAGAAQVSLARGTP; encoded by the coding sequence ATGTGCGTTGAACGACAATCCGACCGGATCGAGCGCGCCATCCGGACCCTGAGCGCCTGGCTCGCCGGGACCCTATTGTTCACCAGCCCGCTCCTGACTCAGGCCATGCCCGAGATCCAGACCTGGAACACCGAGAATGGCACGCGCGTGCTCTTCGTCGCCGCGCCCGAGATCCCTATGGTCGATGTGCATCTGGTGTTCGCGGCGGGCAGTGCACGCGACGGCGGGCGTTCCGGTCTGGCCGCGCTGACGGCCGCCATGCTCAGCGAGGGTGCGGGCGACTGGGGTGCCGATGCCATTGCCGACCGGCTCGATGGCGTCGGCGCCGTCCTGAGTACCGATGTCGATCGCGACATGGCCACGGTCGCCCTGCGCACCCTGACCCGTCAGCCGGCCTTCGACACCGCCATCGATACCTTCGCGACCCTGATCGCACGTCCGACCTTTGCGCCCGAGGCGCTGGAGCGGGTACGTCAGAATCGACTCGTCGCCCTGCGTCAGGAGGATGAATCGCCGCGTCGCGTCGCACAAAAGGCGCTCTATCGTGCGGTCTTCGGCACCCACCCCTATGCCGCCGACCCTTCAGGTACGCCCGAGTCGGTGGCAGATCTCAGGCGCGAGGAGCTGATCGCCTTTCATGCCCGTCACTATGTGGGTTCCAACGCCGTGCTGGCCATCGTCGGCGCGCTCGACCGGGCCGGGGCAGAGACGCTGGCCAATCGACTCGTTGGCGGCCTACCGAGGGGCGAGCCGGCCGCCCCCCTGCCCGAGGTGCCGCCACTGGCCGAGGCCACCCTGACCGCGATCGACTTCCCATCGAGCCAGACCACAGTCTTGGCCGGTCAGCCGGGGATGCGGCGCGGTGATCCGGACTATTTCGCGCTCTATGTCGGCAATCACATCCTGGGCGGGAGCGGCCTGATCTCCATCTTGATGGACGAGATCCGCGAGAAACGCGGCCTGTCCTACAGCACCTACAGCGCCTTCCTGCCGCTCGCCCAACCCGGACCCTTTCTGATGTCGCTTCAGACGCGTAACGATCAGGCCGAGCAGGCACGGTCCGTGATGATCGATACGCTCAAGCGCTTCATCGAGCGGGGACCGACCGAGGCGGAACTGATGGCGGCCAAGAAGAACATCACTGGCGGCTTTCCGCTCAAGATCGCGAGCAACAGCAACATCGTGCAGTATCTGGCCGTGATCGGATTCTACGGCCTGCCGCTCGACTATCTCGAGCGCTTCCGCGAGCGCATCGAGTCGGTCACGGTCGAGCAGATCCGCGATGCCTTCGCGCGGCGCCTCCATCCCGAGCGGTTGGCCATCGTCATGGTCGGGGCACCCGCCACGGGGGCCCTGGGCGACGCCGGGGCCGCGCAGGTCTCACTGGCCCGTGGCACGCCCTAG
- a CDS encoding transposase: MPGFSHAIPHHRHSLRLRGYDYAQAGAYFVTICTQGRECLFGEVVDGEMRLNEWGHIVGDEWMKTAEIRDEIELDAWVVMPNHFHGIVVLNDDGRGTARRAPTVEQFGQPVPGSIPTIIRAFKSAVTKRINELRGTPGDSLWQRNYYEHIIRNDDDLARIREYIVNNPLQWALDRENPMNSGQARGEP; encoded by the coding sequence ATGCCTGGCTTCTCGCACGCAATACCACACCATCGCCATTCCCTGCGTTTGCGCGGCTACGACTACGCTCAGGCCGGCGCGTATTTCGTGACGATCTGCACCCAAGGCAGGGAATGCTTGTTCGGAGAGGTGGTGGATGGGGAGATGCGGTTGAATGAATGGGGACACATCGTTGGCGACGAATGGATGAAAACCGCCGAAATCCGCGACGAAATCGAATTGGATGCATGGGTTGTGATGCCCAACCATTTCCACGGTATTGTGGTGTTGAATGATGATGGTAGGGGCACGGCGCGCCGTGCCCCTACGGTGGAACAGTTCGGGCAGCCAGTCCCGGGTTCGATTCCAACCATCATTCGTGCATTCAAATCTGCCGTCACCAAACGCATCAATGAATTACGCGGCACACCAGGCGATTCACTCTGGCAACGCAACTACTACGAACACATCATCCGTAACGATGACGACTTGGCGCGCATCCGTGAATACATCGTCAACAATCCGCTGCAATGGGCGTTGGATCGCGAGAATCCGATGAATTCAGGTCAGGCAAGAGGAGAACCGTAA
- a CDS encoding type I restriction endonuclease subunit R — MAFLPEVAVEQALLDQLHALDYSIEREEEIGPDGHRPERESHDEVVLKKRFEDAVARLNPGLPLEARQDAIRKVTQSELPSLLEENRRLHKLMTEGVDVEYFAEDGTLTAGKVRLIDFDHPEQNDWLAVSQFVVIHGQNNRRPDVVVFVNGLPLGVIELKAPGSVGADLLGAFNQMQTYKQQIPQLFHTNALLVTSDGIAARVGSLSADIERFMRWRTTDGSDIAAKGTAELSTLIEGVFEHRRLLDLLRDFTVFGETGSGLVKIIAGYHQFHAVKKAVEQTIRAMPPANLVREDPARYGLPSVKDQRPGDRRVGVIWHTQGSGKSLLMAFYAGQLVKHPALENPTLVVLTDRNDLDDQLFSTFSMCRDLIRQTPVQAEGREHLKELLNRASGGVIFTTLQKFGEIDGPLTTRRNVVVIADEAHRSQYGFKAKVDAKTGEISYGFAKYMRDALPNASFIGFTGTPIEADDVNTPAVFGHYIDIYDISRAVEDGATVPIYYESRLARIELAEDEKPKIDAEIEELLEDEAEPVRERVKQKWATVEALVGAEKRLRLVAEDIVRHFEDRVAALDGKAMIVCMSRRICVKLYDEIVKLRPDWHSLDDNAGAVKIVMTGAASDPPEWQQHIGNKARRDLLAKRARDPNDPLKLVIVRDMWLTGFDAPCMHTMYVDKPMRGHGLMQAIARVNRVFRDKPAGLIVDYIGIAQNLKSALQQYSKNDQENTGVDEAQAIAVMMEKYEVVRDMFHRFDYVSALNGTPQERLAMMAGAIEWILDLQQKLAAKEETKKGKKNAHRRYPDAVLALSKAFALASASDEAREIREEVGFFQAIRAALVKSSKGSGVTQQERELAIQQIVSRAVVSTEIVDILAAAGIKSPDISILSDEFLAEVQQMEKKNLALEALRKLINDGIRSRSKANVVETRAFSERLEDAVARYHANAITTAEVLQELIQLAKDIRAARQRGEESGLSDEEIAFYDALAENESAVQVMGNDQLKVIAHELLVSLRENVTVDWAHRESARARMRVLVKRILRKYGYPPDLQDSAVQTVLAQAEAVLSGWSVSHRVTR, encoded by the coding sequence ATGGCGTTTCTGCCGGAGGTCGCCGTGGAGCAGGCGCTGCTGGATCAGCTACACGCGCTCGACTACAGCATCGAACGTGAGGAGGAGATCGGCCCCGATGGTCATCGACCGGAACGCGAAAGTCACGATGAGGTTGTGCTCAAGAAGCGGTTTGAAGATGCCGTCGCGCGTCTGAACCCTGGCCTGCCCTTGGAGGCGCGTCAGGATGCCATTCGGAAGGTAACGCAGTCTGAACTCCCCTCATTGCTCGAAGAAAACCGCCGCCTCCACAAGCTGATGACAGAAGGCGTAGACGTCGAGTACTTCGCCGAGGATGGCACGCTGACGGCAGGCAAGGTGCGCTTGATCGACTTCGACCATCCAGAACAGAACGACTGGTTGGCGGTGAGCCAGTTCGTGGTGATCCACGGCCAGAACAACCGGCGGCCCGATGTGGTGGTGTTCGTGAACGGCTTGCCGCTGGGCGTGATTGAGCTGAAAGCGCCGGGCAGCGTTGGCGCAGATCTACTGGGTGCCTTCAACCAGATGCAGACCTACAAACAGCAGATTCCGCAGCTGTTTCATACCAATGCGCTGCTGGTGACATCGGATGGCATTGCCGCCCGGGTGGGTTCACTCTCCGCGGACATCGAGCGCTTCATGCGGTGGCGCACCACCGACGGCTCGGACATTGCTGCGAAGGGGACGGCGGAACTTTCGACGTTGATCGAGGGCGTGTTCGAGCATCGCCGCCTGCTTGATTTGTTGCGCGATTTCACGGTCTTCGGCGAAACCGGTTCGGGCCTGGTCAAGATCATCGCGGGCTACCACCAGTTCCATGCGGTCAAGAAGGCGGTGGAGCAAACCATCCGCGCGATGCCGCCCGCGAACCTCGTGCGGGAAGACCCGGCCCGCTATGGCCTGCCTTCGGTCAAGGACCAACGCCCAGGCGACCGCCGCGTCGGCGTCATCTGGCACACCCAAGGGTCGGGCAAAAGCCTGTTGATGGCGTTCTATGCGGGGCAGTTGGTCAAACACCCGGCACTGGAAAACCCCACGCTGGTGGTGCTGACCGATCGCAACGATCTGGATGACCAGCTCTTTTCGACCTTCTCCATGTGCCGCGATTTGATCCGCCAAACACCGGTGCAGGCCGAGGGGCGCGAACATTTGAAGGAACTGCTCAATCGCGCCTCGGGCGGGGTGATCTTCACGACGCTGCAGAAGTTCGGTGAGATCGACGGGCCGCTCACCACGCGCCGCAATGTGGTCGTGATCGCGGATGAAGCGCACCGCAGTCAATACGGCTTCAAAGCCAAGGTGGACGCCAAGACCGGGGAAATCTCCTACGGCTTTGCCAAATACATGCGCGACGCCCTGCCGAACGCATCCTTCATCGGCTTTACCGGCACGCCCATCGAGGCGGACGACGTCAACACCCCGGCAGTGTTCGGTCACTACATCGACATCTACGACATCAGCCGGGCGGTGGAGGATGGCGCGACGGTGCCGATCTACTATGAATCGCGGCTGGCGCGTATCGAACTCGCCGAGGACGAAAAGCCGAAGATCGATGCGGAAATCGAGGAACTGCTCGAAGACGAGGCGGAGCCGGTGCGCGAGCGCGTCAAGCAAAAATGGGCCACGGTCGAGGCGCTGGTCGGCGCGGAGAAGCGCCTGCGGCTGGTGGCGGAAGACATCGTGCGCCACTTCGAAGACCGCGTCGCCGCGCTCGATGGCAAGGCGATGATCGTCTGCATGAGCCGGCGCATCTGCGTGAAGCTCTACGATGAGATCGTCAAGCTGCGCCCGGACTGGCACAGCCTTGATGACAACGCGGGCGCGGTCAAGATCGTGATGACGGGCGCAGCGAGCGACCCGCCCGAGTGGCAGCAGCACATCGGCAACAAGGCGCGGCGGGATTTGCTGGCCAAGCGTGCGCGCGATCCGAACGATCCCTTGAAGCTCGTGATCGTGCGCGATATGTGGCTGACCGGTTTCGATGCCCCCTGCATGCACACGATGTACGTGGACAAGCCGATGCGCGGCCACGGGTTGATGCAGGCGATTGCGCGCGTCAACCGCGTGTTCCGCGACAAACCGGCTGGGTTGATCGTCGATTACATCGGCATTGCGCAGAACCTGAAGTCGGCGTTGCAGCAGTACTCCAAGAACGATCAGGAAAACACGGGCGTCGACGAAGCGCAAGCCATTGCGGTGATGATGGAGAAGTACGAGGTCGTGCGGGACATGTTCCACAGGTTTGACTACGTCTCCGCGTTGAACGGTACGCCGCAGGAGCGCCTTGCGATGATGGCGGGGGCCATCGAGTGGATTCTCGACCTGCAACAGAAGCTGGCAGCGAAAGAGGAGACCAAAAAAGGCAAGAAGAACGCGCACCGTCGATACCCGGACGCCGTGCTGGCCTTGTCCAAGGCGTTCGCACTGGCTTCCGCCTCGGACGAGGCCCGCGAAATCCGGGAGGAAGTCGGCTTCTTTCAGGCCATCCGTGCCGCGCTGGTCAAGAGCAGCAAGGGCTCCGGCGTGACCCAGCAAGAGCGCGAGCTGGCTATCCAGCAGATCGTCAGTCGTGCGGTGGTCTCGACCGAGATCGTGGACATCCTGGCCGCTGCTGGCATCAAGAGCCCCGATATCTCCATCCTCTCGGACGAATTCCTCGCCGAAGTGCAGCAGATGGAGAAGAAGAACCTTGCGTTGGAAGCCTTGCGCAAGCTGATCAACGACGGCATACGCTCGCGCAGTAAGGCCAATGTGGTCGAGACCCGCGCGTTCTCCGAACGATTGGAGGACGCGGTGGCGCGCTACCACGCCAACGCCATCACCACCGCCGAGGTGCTGCAGGAGCTGATCCAGCTGGCCAAGGACATCCGTGCAGCGCGCCAGCGTGGCGAAGAGTCCGGGCTGTCAGACGAGGAGATCGCCTTTTACGACGCCCTGGCCGAGAACGAGAGCGCCGTGCAGGTGATGGGCAATGACCAGCTCAAGGTGATCGCCCATGAGTTGCTGGTGAGCCTACGCGAAAACGTGACCGTCGATTGGGCGCACCGCGAATCGGCCCGCGCGCGCATGCGCGTGCTGGTCAAGCGCATTCTGCGCAAGTATGGCTACCCGCCCGACCTTCAGGACAGCGCGGTGCAAACGGTGCTCGCGCAGGCCGAGGCGGTGTTGTCGGGGTGGTCGGTTTCGCATCGCGTAACCCGCTGA
- a CDS encoding restriction endonuclease subunit S — MARITPCLENGKIARFCAHQGSGVAHGSTEFIVIRGRPGITDTNFAYYLTQWEEVRDYAICQMTGTSGRQRVPIDSLDYLVVPVPPLPEQRAIAHILGTLDDKIELNRRQNETLEAMARALFKAWFVDFEPVRAKLEGRLSACNAQAGWQPGQSLPGLPAHPACAAAAGAAGRFYDLFPDRLVESELGEIPEGWEITSLSEYSSLNPESWTKRTRPKQIRYVDLSNTKWGRVESVTNYEGDDAPSRAQRILRPLDTIVGIVRPGNGSYALISDEGLTGSTGFAVLRPLRRECAEFVYLAATSRENIERLSNLADGGAYPAVRPEIVSATHVPRVSQELINRFSQQVSPMIAGIAGNDRESRTLAQLRDALLPKLISGALRIQDAEAFLKERGL; from the coding sequence ATGGCCCGCATCACGCCCTGCCTTGAAAACGGGAAGATCGCCCGCTTTTGCGCTCATCAAGGCTCCGGAGTTGCGCATGGCTCAACAGAGTTCATTGTGATTCGAGGGCGTCCTGGTATCACGGATACCAACTTTGCCTACTATCTGACGCAGTGGGAGGAGGTACGCGATTACGCGATCTGCCAGATGACAGGAACGTCGGGCCGTCAAAGGGTGCCGATTGACTCATTGGACTATTTGGTTGTTCCAGTTCCTCCCCTCCCCGAACAACGCGCGATCGCCCACATCCTCGGCACGCTGGACGACAAGATCGAACTCAACCGCAGGCAGAACGAAACGCTGGAGGCGATGGCCCGCGCCTTGTTCAAGGCCTGGTTCGTGGATTTCGAGCCGGTGCGCGCCAAGCTCGAAGGCCGCCTGTCTGCGTGCAACGCCCAGGCAGGCTGGCAGCCCGGTCAGTCGCTCCCCGGCCTGCCCGCGCACCCTGCCTGCGCTGCTGCCGCAGGCGCGGCAGGCAGGTTCTACGACCTTTTCCCCGACCGGCTCGTCGAATCGGAGCTGGGGGAGATTCCGGAGGGGTGGGAAATAACATCGCTTTCGGAATATTCTTCTCTGAATCCTGAATCTTGGACAAAGCGGACACGCCCAAAGCAGATTCGGTACGTCGATCTTTCAAACACAAAGTGGGGGCGAGTTGAAAGCGTCACGAACTACGAAGGCGACGATGCACCGAGCCGAGCACAACGAATATTGCGTCCTCTAGATACGATTGTCGGCATCGTCCGCCCTGGAAATGGCTCCTATGCCTTGATCTCAGATGAAGGGCTGACAGGCAGTACCGGGTTCGCTGTGCTTAGGCCACTGCGGCGTGAATGCGCCGAATTTGTTTATCTCGCCGCTACTTCACGGGAGAACATCGAGAGACTTTCGAATTTGGCGGACGGCGGAGCATATCCTGCTGTTCGTCCAGAGATCGTATCTGCGACACATGTTCCGCGTGTTAGTCAAGAACTAATCAATAGGTTCTCGCAACAAGTCAGCCCAATGATTGCAGGCATTGCAGGTAATGACCGCGAATCCCGCACCCTCGCCCAACTGCGCGACGCCCTGCTGCCCAAGCTGATCTCAGGCGCGCTGCGCATCCAAGACGCCGAAGCCTTTCTCAAGGAGCGGGGGTTGTGA
- a CDS encoding M16 family metallopeptidase: MLLLLTFGSTLAATEVHERRLNNGLKILVKPDHRAPILTSQVWYRIGSSYEYGGITGVSHLLEHMMFQGTEHLAPGEFSRIIAENGGEENAFTGRDYTAYYQNLANDRLEVAFELEAERMRHLKLSEPEFLKELEVVKEERRMRTEDDPHALTYERFSAVAYDASPYRHPVIGWPGDLEQLSLDDLRNWYRLWYAPNNATLVVAGDVEPESVFALAEKHFGPLAAEDIRPPKAQLEPEPLGEKRLRLKIPAKEPYLLMGYKTPALATAKAPWEPYALEMLSYILDGGDSARLARELVRGHQIAASVSADYSAFERLPGLFLFEGVPAKGQTAETLEAALREQVARLQSVPVDPLELERVRNQVIAAKVFERDSLFYQAMQIGLLETIGLDWRLADTYVDRLAEVTPEQIQAVARTYLTPERLTVAILDPQPLGSKAQAALSSHQGGSTHVR, from the coding sequence ATGCTACTTTTATTGACCTTTGGGTCCACCCTGGCCGCGACCGAGGTCCACGAGCGTCGGCTCAACAATGGACTCAAGATCCTGGTCAAACCGGATCATCGCGCGCCCATCCTGACCTCGCAGGTCTGGTATCGCATCGGGTCGAGCTATGAATACGGCGGCATCACCGGTGTCTCACACCTCCTGGAACACATGATGTTCCAGGGCACCGAGCATCTGGCGCCGGGTGAATTCTCGCGCATCATTGCCGAGAACGGTGGTGAGGAGAATGCCTTCACCGGGCGCGACTACACGGCCTACTATCAAAATCTCGCCAATGACCGGCTGGAGGTGGCCTTTGAGCTAGAGGCTGAGCGGATGCGCCATCTCAAGCTCAGCGAGCCGGAGTTTCTGAAGGAACTGGAGGTGGTCAAGGAAGAAAGGCGTATGCGGACCGAAGACGATCCGCACGCCCTGACCTACGAGCGTTTCAGTGCTGTGGCCTATGACGCCTCGCCCTATCGCCATCCGGTGATCGGTTGGCCGGGCGATCTGGAACAGCTCAGTCTGGATGACCTGCGCAATTGGTACCGGCTCTGGTACGCACCCAACAACGCCACCCTGGTGGTCGCGGGCGATGTCGAACCCGAGTCGGTCTTCGCGTTGGCCGAGAAACACTTCGGACCGCTCGCCGCCGAAGACATCCGCCCGCCCAAGGCCCAACTGGAGCCCGAGCCGCTCGGCGAGAAGCGCTTGCGCCTCAAGATACCGGCCAAGGAGCCCTATCTACTGATGGGCTACAAGACGCCCGCGCTGGCCACGGCCAAGGCGCCCTGGGAGCCCTATGCGCTGGAGATGTTGTCTTATATCCTCGACGGCGGCGACAGCGCACGCCTGGCGCGCGAGCTGGTGCGTGGGCACCAGATCGCCGCCTCGGTGAGTGCGGACTATAGTGCCTTCGAGCGTCTGCCAGGTCTGTTCTTGTTTGAGGGCGTGCCGGCCAAGGGGCAGACCGCTGAGACGCTCGAGGCCGCCTTGCGCGAACAGGTCGCGCGCCTCCAGTCAGTGCCGGTCGATCCGCTCGAACTAGAGCGGGTGCGCAATCAGGTGATCGCTGCCAAGGTCTTCGAGCGCGACTCGCTCTTTTATCAGGCAATGCAGATCGGGCTCTTGGAGACCATCGGGCTCGACTGGCGTCTGGCCGATACCTATGTCGATCGGCTTGCCGAGGTGACGCCTGAACAGATCCAGGCCGTGGCGCGCACCTATCTGACCCCCGAGCGACTGACGGTCGCCATCCTCGACCCACAACCCCTGGGCTCCAAGGCCCAGGCCGCTCTCTCTTCTCACCAGGGAGGATCGACCCATGTGCGTTGA